The following proteins come from a genomic window of bacterium:
- the casA gene encoding type I-E CRISPR-associated protein Cse1/CasA encodes MNLINDAWIPVRRKNGDKVKIAPWQITEGIGTDKEIVELAVVRPDFDGALIQFLIGLLQTTCAPKQNSDWRLWLNNPPSVDELKKKFEPVAFAFNLDGAGPRFMQEFGDEIEQEENTQLIEKLCIDAPGEQALKKRTDFFIKRDRAKMLCWNCCVQALITLQINAPAGGRGIRVGLRGGGPVSTVIAREELWGTLWHNVLSGNEFMTLANKEKILDGDKFPWCAKTRTSENDNSTTPQDVHPTQIYWSMPRRIRLIFTNKEGRCDLCHEMGQLIESYYTKHSGVKYNGFVHPLTPTYKNKDGLILSVHQHEAIGYRYWLGYIQTTNEGNEPARVINAAFSRRLNNFRLWAFGYDMDNMKACCWYEGVMPVVFIEDEMQWEHYNSEIAVLIRGADEVCDLLSYAVSDAMKEKKKKDKNYTRKIKAAVNQRFWQETEPEFYRQIALLRDEIMVGKDGLSIRQAWHKYLVGKAQNIFDDMSQSDLIDQINAERVAKAYNELRKRIYGKKLKVEILGLPKTKEGDA; translated from the coding sequence ATGAATCTGATTAATGATGCATGGATTCCTGTGCGCAGGAAAAACGGTGATAAGGTAAAAATCGCGCCGTGGCAGATCACGGAAGGTATTGGCACCGACAAGGAGATCGTCGAATTGGCGGTAGTGCGCCCCGATTTTGACGGCGCACTTATTCAGTTTTTGATAGGGCTTTTGCAGACTACCTGCGCGCCGAAACAAAATAGCGATTGGCGGCTATGGCTTAATAATCCGCCTTCAGTAGATGAACTTAAGAAGAAGTTTGAACCGGTAGCCTTTGCGTTTAATCTTGACGGTGCTGGGCCGCGGTTTATGCAGGAGTTTGGGGATGAAATCGAACAGGAAGAAAACACGCAACTTATTGAGAAACTTTGTATAGATGCTCCAGGAGAACAGGCTTTGAAGAAAAGAACAGATTTCTTTATTAAAAGAGATCGAGCTAAAATGTTGTGTTGGAATTGTTGTGTGCAAGCATTGATAACATTGCAGATTAATGCACCAGCAGGCGGTAGAGGAATTCGTGTAGGGTTACGAGGTGGTGGCCCGGTGAGTACAGTGATTGCGAGAGAAGAACTCTGGGGAACATTGTGGCATAATGTTCTTTCGGGGAATGAATTCATGACGCTTGCCAATAAAGAAAAGATTTTAGATGGCGATAAATTTCCTTGGTGCGCTAAAACGAGAACGAGTGAGAACGACAATAGTACTACTCCGCAGGATGTACATCCTACACAGATATATTGGTCCATGCCTCGTCGTATACGATTGATTTTTACTAATAAAGAGGGGAGATGTGATTTGTGTCATGAAATGGGGCAGTTAATAGAGTCATATTATACTAAGCATAGTGGGGTTAAATATAATGGTTTTGTACATCCATTGACCCCCACTTATAAAAATAAGGATGGGTTAATTTTATCGGTACATCAACATGAAGCCATTGGGTATAGATATTGGCTGGGCTATATTCAAACTACCAATGAGGGGAATGAGCCGGCACGGGTAATTAATGCCGCATTTAGCAGGCGCTTGAATAATTTTAGGCTATGGGCGTTTGGATATGATATGGATAACATGAAAGCATGCTGCTGGTATGAAGGTGTAATGCCGGTTGTTTTTATAGAAGACGAAATGCAATGGGAACATTATAATTCAGAAATTGCGGTGTTGATTCGCGGGGCTGATGAGGTTTGCGATTTATTGTCTTATGCTGTGTCGGATGCAATGAAAGAAAAGAAAAAGAAGGACAAGAATTATACACGCAAAATTAAAGCTGCGGTAAACCAGAGGTTTTGGCAGGAAACAGAACCTGAGTTTTACCGGCAGATCGCTTTGTTGCGTGATGAGATCATGGTGGGTAAGGATGGGCTTAGCATTCGACAGGCTTGGCATAAGTATCTTGTCGGAAAGGCTCAAAACATTTTTGATGATATGTCCCAATCGGACCTTATAGACCAGATAAACGCGGAACGTGTGGCAAAGGCTTATAATGAATTAAGGAAACGCATATACGGAAAGAAGTTGAAAGTAGAAATACTTGGATTGCCTAAAACGAAGGAGGGGGATGCATGA
- a CDS encoding glycosidase, whose translation MSFLKRYCKNPVLKPRGSGWEKEMVYNAAAVYAGGKIHLIYRAQKKDKMPSSLGYASTKDGFNIDERLSRPVFSPRKDNKFERWGVEDPRTVILGNRLYMTYTAFGQVSGMSNLLRKVGHNCIQIGLTSISLKDFLTQKWDWAERSYPLYRMRNKDGFLLPEKVNGRYFMYHRIEPDMWCAESNDLKTWFNYRIVMKPRFKWEYYKIGGGAPPIKTRNGWVHIYHGVDSRWRYSLGLAVADLKDPSKIIYRHKTPVLAPEMCYERKGIIPYVTYSNGVVEINGEVFVYYGGADTVLCVATTTVKDILKLF comes from the coding sequence ATGAGTTTTTTGAAAAGGTATTGTAAAAACCCTGTTCTCAAACCCCGCGGCTCGGGATGGGAAAAGGAAATGGTTTACAATGCCGCCGCCGTTTATGCCGGCGGGAAGATTCATCTCATATACAGGGCGCAGAAAAAAGATAAAATGCCTTCCTCCCTGGGATACGCTTCCACAAAAGACGGATTTAATATAGACGAGAGGTTGTCCCGGCCCGTATTCTCTCCCAGAAAAGACAACAAATTTGAAAGATGGGGAGTTGAAGACCCGAGAACGGTTATTCTGGGAAACAGGCTTTATATGACATACACCGCTTTCGGCCAGGTCAGCGGCATGAGTAATCTTTTAAGAAAAGTCGGACATAACTGCATACAGATAGGTTTGACTTCGATTTCCCTGAAAGATTTCCTAACGCAAAAATGGGACTGGGCCGAAAGGTCATATCCTTTATACAGGATGAGGAATAAGGACGGATTTTTGCTCCCTGAAAAAGTTAACGGCAGGTATTTTATGTATCACCGCATAGAGCCTGATATGTGGTGCGCGGAATCAAATGATTTGAAGACGTGGTTCAATTACAGGATTGTGATGAAACCCCGATTTAAATGGGAGTATTATAAAATCGGCGGCGGCGCTCCTCCGATAAAAACCAGGAACGGCTGGGTGCATATATATCACGGCGTGGATAGCAGGTGGAGATATTCTCTGGGGCTTGCCGTAGCCGACCTTAAAGACCCTTCAAAAATAATATACAGGCACAAGACGCCGGTTCTTGCCCCTGAAATGTGTTATGAGAGAAAAGGGATTATACCTTATGTGACCTATTCGAACGGGGTGGTTGAGATAAACGGCGAGGTTTTCGTTTATTACGGCGGAGCCGACACGGTATTATGTGTTGCCACCACGACCGTGAAAGATATACTTAAGCTTTTCTAA
- the cas3 gene encoding CRISPR-associated helicase Cas3' → MESYYKYWGKVKKRDAGGWDYHLLPYHCLDVAAVGYYLSELLGIAEYIARKLKCEKAEIIPIITFLCVVHDIGKFSDGFQNQIPELVTKLKGVSLTTAYQEKHWSLGHRFWREYAGKIFDGDKDAILDFMDAWFAASSGHHGRPPKIAIHSYFDTNQFPVDDAVTFAQEVKGVCGISSDIGFLLLEEQLMKELSWSIAGLLVLADWIGSNTRWFPFQETKQSLHDYWNRTALPQARIAIDECGVLPVRPACVLNVRQLFNKEATPLQKFSEDVSLSSAASLFIIEEITGAGKTEAALMLAHRLISAGYADGMYFGLPTMATANAMHERVEQVYRKLFVDKSNPVLILAHSAHRQFLALENSMEESVDEDDSENAQIDAKEWLYDNRKKALLAHVGVGTIDQALLAILPTRHQSLRLLGLHRKVLIVDEVHAYDSYMNKLLCTLLKFHAAQGGSVILLSATLPVSIRKQFLEAFSSGIGLRYDHAVQLCQEYPLVTAISGTDFSETAVDSPHNLNRDVKTVLMYEFDEVLDVIKRAVAVGKNVCWVRNTVFDAQKAYETAVKEIDTEKIILFHARYTLGDRLLMEERIIKHFDEKSNAEVRTGRLVIATQVIEQSLDVDFDCMITDLAPIDLIIQRAGRLCRHARDKRGNRIFGKDKRGIPELIVFSPVLVDKPKADWYKAGFPKAANIYEHHGHLWLTARWLDRHEKFHMPQDARDMIEFVYGEERQNDIPETLQRQEDNAHIKDKTKTSMAQWEGLNIESGYMPDSNWTDDEKAPTRLGEVSTIVRLSLWRDGVLIPFFRDDWKLSEVSIRGYWIAQEAEDYRSEIEAVKARMPDKGKFCVVVVLVEKDGLFYGKARNDKGKPVIVTYDKKRGLLIQEQGEIDESD, encoded by the coding sequence GTGGAAAGTTATTATAAATATTGGGGTAAAGTAAAAAAACGCGATGCCGGCGGGTGGGATTATCATTTGCTACCATATCATTGTCTTGATGTGGCAGCAGTGGGGTATTATTTATCTGAACTGTTAGGGATTGCCGAATATATCGCGCGAAAGTTGAAATGCGAGAAAGCGGAAATAATCCCAATTATTACATTTTTGTGTGTTGTTCATGACATCGGGAAATTTTCAGACGGGTTTCAGAATCAAATACCAGAGTTAGTTACAAAGTTGAAGGGAGTTTCTTTAACAACGGCATATCAGGAGAAACATTGGTCTTTGGGGCACCGCTTCTGGCGTGAATATGCAGGTAAAATTTTCGATGGAGATAAGGATGCGATTTTAGATTTTATGGATGCGTGGTTTGCTGCTTCATCTGGTCATCATGGTCGGCCTCCAAAGATTGCAATTCATTCATATTTTGATACCAATCAATTTCCGGTTGATGATGCGGTGACCTTTGCTCAAGAGGTAAAAGGTGTTTGTGGTATTTCCTCAGATATTGGATTCTTGTTACTCGAAGAACAATTGATGAAAGAACTCTCATGGTCTATTGCCGGGCTTCTTGTTTTGGCGGACTGGATAGGTTCCAATACTCGCTGGTTTCCGTTTCAAGAAACAAAGCAATCGCTTCATGATTATTGGAATCGAACAGCTCTGCCTCAAGCTAGAATCGCAATTGATGAATGCGGGGTTCTTCCTGTTCGACCCGCTTGCGTATTAAATGTGCGGCAGTTATTTAATAAAGAGGCAACACCTTTACAGAAATTTTCTGAGGATGTATCTTTGTCTTCGGCGGCCAGCCTTTTTATTATCGAAGAAATAACCGGTGCTGGGAAAACAGAAGCCGCATTGATGTTGGCGCATCGGTTAATATCAGCCGGTTATGCTGACGGAATGTATTTTGGTTTGCCGACTATGGCTACAGCGAATGCCATGCACGAACGCGTTGAACAGGTCTATCGAAAGTTGTTTGTTGACAAGTCAAATCCTGTGCTTATCCTTGCCCATAGCGCCCATCGTCAGTTTCTTGCTTTAGAAAACAGCATGGAAGAATCTGTTGACGAGGATGACAGCGAAAATGCGCAGATAGACGCGAAAGAGTGGCTGTATGATAACCGGAAGAAAGCGTTGCTTGCGCATGTGGGTGTCGGGACGATTGATCAGGCTTTGCTTGCGATATTGCCGACAAGACATCAATCACTGAGGCTTTTAGGTTTGCATCGCAAAGTTCTTATTGTTGATGAAGTGCATGCTTATGATTCGTATATGAATAAGCTTCTGTGCACATTGCTGAAGTTTCACGCTGCACAGGGAGGAAGCGTTATTTTATTGTCCGCAACGCTGCCGGTTTCAATTCGCAAACAGTTTCTCGAAGCGTTTAGCAGCGGAATAGGACTGCGCTATGACCATGCAGTACAGCTATGTCAGGAATATCCGCTTGTTACGGCTATTTCCGGTACTGATTTCAGCGAAACGGCGGTTGATTCGCCGCATAACTTGAATCGGGATGTGAAGACTGTCTTGATGTATGAGTTCGATGAAGTGCTTGATGTAATAAAACGTGCGGTTGCGGTAGGGAAGAATGTATGCTGGGTTCGTAACACCGTTTTTGATGCACAGAAAGCGTATGAAACGGCGGTCAAAGAGATAGACACAGAGAAGATTATTTTATTTCACGCGCGGTATACCTTGGGTGATAGGCTACTGATGGAAGAGCGGATAATTAAACACTTCGATGAAAAGTCCAATGCTGAGGTGCGGACAGGACGATTGGTCATTGCCACACAAGTCATCGAACAATCCTTAGACGTTGATTTTGACTGTATGATAACTGATCTTGCGCCGATCGATTTGATTATTCAGCGAGCTGGAAGATTGTGCCGTCACGCGCGGGATAAAAGAGGAAATCGTATTTTCGGAAAGGATAAAAGAGGTATCCCTGAATTAATTGTTTTCTCCCCAGTGTTGGTTGATAAACCAAAAGCCGACTGGTATAAAGCGGGTTTTCCTAAAGCCGCAAACATATATGAACATCATGGTCATTTATGGCTAACCGCGCGATGGCTTGACAGACACGAAAAATTTCACATGCCGCAGGATGCACGGGATATGATTGAATTTGTTTATGGGGAGGAGAGACAAAATGATATTCCTGAAACATTGCAAAGGCAAGAGGATAATGCGCATATCAAGGATAAAACCAAGACAAGCATGGCCCAGTGGGAGGGGCTAAATATAGAAAGTGGTTATATGCCGGATAGTAATTGGACAGATGATGAAAAAGCGCCGACGCGTTTAGGTGAGGTCTCTACAATCGTCCGATTGTCATTGTGGCGGGATGGTGTGCTTATACCGTTTTTTCGTGATGATTGGAAGCTTTCGGAAGTTTCTATCAGGGGATACTGGATAGCACAAGAGGCAGAAGATTATCGTAGTGAGATAGAGGCAGTTAAAGCAAGAATGCCTGATAAAGGCAAGTTTTGCGTAGTGGTTGTTCTGGTTGAAAAAGACGGCTTGTTTTATGGAAAGGCGCGTAACGACAAAGGTAAACCGGTAATTGTGACATACGATAAAAAACGAGGGTTGTTGATACAAGAACAAGGAGAAATCGATGAATCTGATTAA
- a CDS encoding HAD family phosphatase: MKTPGKKIKAVIFDWGGVLIDNPAPGLLKYCSKKIGVPQIKLAAIFSGLKDSFQKGILPEKSLWEKIRRELNASEKEIECIWEKAFREVYSEKKEVFALAEKLQKKGYVTVILSNTELSAVKFFEEKKYSMFDIKIFSCLEKTIKPESRIYRITMERLKLEGAECLFIDDKKINVSAAEKAGMKAILFRNVRQLKKSLREYAVSWD; the protein is encoded by the coding sequence ATGAAAACTCCGGGAAAAAAGATTAAAGCGGTTATTTTTGACTGGGGGGGCGTGCTGATAGACAACCCCGCCCCCGGACTGTTAAAATACTGTTCAAAAAAAATCGGAGTGCCGCAGATAAAACTTGCCGCTATATTCTCCGGACTGAAAGACTCTTTCCAAAAAGGCATATTGCCGGAAAAATCCCTCTGGGAAAAAATCCGCAGGGAGCTTAACGCTTCGGAGAAAGAAATCGAATGTATCTGGGAAAAAGCGTTCAGGGAAGTCTATTCAGAGAAAAAGGAAGTCTTTGCTCTTGCTGAAAAACTCCAAAAAAAAGGCTATGTTACCGTGATACTCTCCAATACAGAGCTGTCCGCCGTAAAATTTTTCGAGGAAAAAAAATACAGTATGTTCGACATAAAAATATTTTCCTGTCTTGAAAAAACAATAAAACCCGAAAGCCGCATATACAGGATAACCATGGAGAGGCTGAAACTGGAAGGCGCCGAATGCCTTTTCATCGATGACAAAAAAATAAACGTCTCAGCGGCGGAAAAGGCCGGCATGAAAGCCATCCTGTTCAGGAATGTCCGGCAACTGAAAAAAAGTCTCAGGGAATATGCCGTTTCATGGGATTGA
- a CDS encoding nucleotidyl transferase AbiEii/AbiGii toxin family protein: MLTDKEKFKDLISAIARKLRFRPVIVEKDYYLTLILNNIEALLSDKIIFKGGTLLNKAHLNYHRLSEDLDFTYCSPLTARPQRSKAITPIREKMPDFLKTLQLSSDKPKGEGFNNSTQYVFKVKYPSVLTGKDDLIKIEISLRQPPIDKPVNTEIKHFYQDPFTGEDLFPQGKVLSLSWEEAVAEKLKAAISRKDVAIRDFYDLWHIADFGFDFHSDKFIRLFKRKITDEGYAGDYKKDFGLSPDKLALLRRQVETDLMPVIRANESFDLDRVFERFNIILQKV, encoded by the coding sequence TTGTTAACAGATAAAGAAAAATTCAAGGACCTTATCTCAGCAATCGCGCGAAAGTTACGGTTCAGGCCGGTTATAGTCGAGAAGGATTATTATCTCACACTGATACTTAATAATATTGAGGCGTTATTGAGCGATAAGATTATTTTCAAAGGAGGCACCTTATTAAACAAGGCGCATCTTAACTATCACCGCTTGAGCGAGGACCTCGATTTTACTTATTGCTCTCCGTTAACCGCAAGGCCACAGCGGTCAAAAGCCATTACACCTATCCGCGAAAAAATGCCGGATTTTTTGAAGACGCTTCAACTATCCAGCGACAAGCCGAAGGGCGAGGGATTTAACAATTCAACACAATATGTTTTTAAAGTCAAGTACCCTTCGGTGCTGACAGGGAAGGACGATTTAATAAAGATCGAGATATCGCTTCGCCAGCCCCCGATCGATAAGCCTGTCAATACGGAAATCAAACATTTCTATCAAGACCCTTTTACCGGAGAGGACTTATTTCCTCAAGGGAAAGTCCTGTCATTATCATGGGAAGAGGCCGTGGCCGAGAAGCTAAAGGCGGCAATATCTCGTAAAGATGTTGCGATAAGGGATTTTTATGACCTCTGGCATATCGCTGATTTCGGGTTTGATTTTCACAGCGATAAGTTCATCAGGTTATTTAAACGCAAAATTACCGATGAGGGTTACGCCGGCGACTATAAAAAAGACTTTGGGCTAAGCCCGGATAAACTGGCGCTTTTACGCAGGCAGGTGGAGACAGACCTTATGCCGGTGATTAGAGCTAATGAGAGCTTTGACCTGGATAGGGTTTTTGAACGATTTAATATAATTTTACAGAAGGTGTGA
- a CDS encoding amino acid permease has product MSVKLKKEISLLDIFCVATGAMISSGLFILPGLAFAIAGPAVILSYIIAGLLCIPTLLSMAELVTAMPRAGGDYFYIMRGFGPLMGTLAGYSSWFSLSLKGAFALIGMGAYLSIITNLPIETVALVCCVLFVILNIMGIKEAGKAQVMFVIGLLAILFYYILAGLGSVDMLKITPFFSRGISPVFAAASFVFISYGGLTKVAALAEEARNPGRNLPLGMILSLSFTAVIYTLVIFVTVGIMNPVSLEGTLTPISDGAAVLGGKPLQILISIAAFLAFISTANSAIMTASRYPLSMSRDKLVSPVLQKVSKKFNTPYMAIIITGLFMVAVITILKVELLVKVASSILILLYIFANFTVIMFRESKIQSYRPKFRSPFYPYLQVAGILGCGFLLIEMGSFVVFLTLIFLFFGFMWYRLYGQKRTSRDFALIYALERIISRDIDLGSDNLLTELKDVVMQRDAIVEDRFHKMMEASPVMDIKEKTLGYLDFFKSVSDVLSPSIGLGSGELFDKFIQREQVCCTVIKKGMAIPHIVVAGEKIFSAVIARSKKGIIFPNDELVHALFIFVGSKDERNFHLRSLAAIAEITQNPDFDKKWMEARDEKELKNLILLADRRRDASQ; this is encoded by the coding sequence ATGAGCGTAAAACTGAAAAAAGAAATTTCTCTGCTGGATATTTTCTGCGTCGCGACAGGTGCGATGATAAGCTCCGGGCTGTTTATTCTTCCGGGTTTGGCTTTTGCAATAGCCGGTCCCGCTGTCATACTGTCATATATTATCGCCGGGCTTCTCTGCATTCCGACTCTTTTGAGTATGGCCGAGCTGGTCACGGCGATGCCGCGGGCAGGCGGCGATTATTTTTACATTATGAGGGGTTTCGGTCCTTTAATGGGAACGCTTGCCGGATACAGCTCATGGTTTTCTCTCAGCCTTAAAGGGGCTTTTGCTCTTATCGGGATGGGGGCATATCTCAGCATTATTACGAATCTTCCGATTGAGACAGTTGCCCTTGTGTGCTGCGTGCTGTTTGTAATATTGAACATTATGGGAATTAAAGAAGCGGGTAAGGCGCAGGTGATGTTTGTTATCGGGCTTCTGGCCATATTGTTCTATTACATTCTTGCCGGGTTAGGTTCAGTTGATATGTTGAAGATAACGCCTTTTTTCAGCAGGGGAATATCTCCTGTTTTCGCCGCCGCAAGTTTTGTCTTTATATCGTATGGAGGACTTACAAAGGTTGCGGCTTTAGCCGAAGAAGCCAGGAACCCCGGCAGAAACCTGCCCCTGGGAATGATATTGTCGCTTTCTTTCACCGCCGTCATATATACTCTTGTGATATTTGTGACCGTAGGTATTATGAACCCTGTTTCGCTTGAAGGAACATTGACGCCTATTTCTGACGGCGCCGCGGTTTTGGGAGGAAAACCTCTTCAGATACTGATAAGCATAGCGGCTTTCCTGGCATTTATTTCCACGGCGAACTCGGCTATTATGACTGCATCAAGGTATCCTCTAAGCATGAGCAGGGATAAACTTGTTTCCCCCGTGCTGCAGAAAGTCAGCAAAAAGTTCAACACGCCCTATATGGCAATAATAATTACCGGCCTGTTTATGGTCGCGGTAATAACAATCCTGAAAGTCGAACTGCTGGTAAAAGTAGCGTCCAGCATCTTAATACTTTTATATATTTTTGCGAATTTCACGGTTATTATGTTCCGTGAAAGCAAAATACAGAGTTACCGTCCGAAGTTCAGGTCGCCTTTCTATCCTTACCTTCAGGTGGCGGGTATCCTGGGATGCGGTTTTCTTTTGATAGAAATGGGTTCTTTCGTCGTATTCCTCACACTGATTTTTCTGTTTTTCGGCTTTATGTGGTACAGGCTGTACGGACAGAAAAGAACCAGCAGGGATTTTGCTCTCATTTATGCTCTTGAGAGGATTATTTCGAGGGATATTGACCTGGGCTCCGATAATCTTTTGACGGAATTAAAAGATGTCGTGATGCAGAGGGACGCTATTGTTGAGGACCGCTTCCACAAAATGATGGAAGCCAGCCCTGTAATGGATATAAAGGAAAAAACCCTGGGCTACCTGGATTTTTTCAAAAGCGTATCCGACGTCCTTTCTCCCTCTATCGGTCTTGGAAGCGGCGAATTATTCGACAAATTTATACAGAGGGAACAGGTTTGCTGCACCGTCATAAAAAAAGGCATGGCAATCCCCCACATAGTCGTAGCGGGCGAGAAGATTTTCAGCGCGGTTATCGCGAGATCTAAAAAAGGCATCATATTTCCAAATGATGAACTGGTGCATGCGCTTTTTATTTTTGTCGGTTCGAAGGATGAGAGGAATTTTCACCTGAGAAGCCTTGCGGCTATCGCCGAAATAACTCAAAATCCCGATTTTGACAAAAAATGGATGGAGGCCAGGGACGAGAAGGAATTAAAGAACCTTATACTGCTTGCCGACCGAAGAAGAGATGCTTCCCAGTAA
- a CDS encoding glycosidase, with protein sequence MFKRYNRNPILSPIKEHNWESRCVFNCAAYYNKGVHIVYRGMGFDQISHFGYAFSSNGYDIDKRLDKPIYSPADKYETRGVEDPRIVELNGNVYMTYAGFDGKKANVCMASLPVNKFLGNQWDWKRYSCILPVLPVPDKDDKNAALFPEKINGRYALIHRIPPDIWISYSDDLINWEDHKILASPRPGLFDEAKVGAGGPPIKTGKGWLFIYHGVQWKDKPNKKGFGAYSLGMMLLDLQNPEKIIFRSEYPVLTPAEEYEAQGYVADVVFTCGTVLIGDELFCYYGGADTVICLATAKLNDILRINK encoded by the coding sequence ATGTTCAAACGGTACAACAGGAATCCTATATTGAGCCCCATAAAGGAACACAACTGGGAATCCAGATGTGTTTTTAACTGCGCGGCTTATTACAACAAGGGAGTGCATATTGTTTACAGGGGAATGGGTTTTGACCAGATTTCGCATTTCGGTTATGCGTTTAGTTCAAACGGATATGATATTGATAAAAGGCTGGATAAGCCGATATATTCACCGGCTGATAAATATGAAACGAGGGGCGTGGAAGACCCGAGGATAGTGGAGTTAAACGGCAATGTTTATATGACTTACGCCGGATTTGACGGGAAGAAGGCGAATGTATGCATGGCATCTCTTCCGGTAAATAAATTTTTGGGAAATCAATGGGACTGGAAACGGTATTCGTGTATCCTGCCCGTGCTGCCTGTTCCCGATAAGGACGATAAAAACGCGGCCCTGTTTCCCGAAAAAATAAACGGCCGCTACGCCCTTATACACAGGATCCCGCCCGACATATGGATTTCTTACTCGGACGATTTGATTAACTGGGAGGACCACAAAATACTGGCGAGCCCAAGGCCGGGCTTGTTCGACGAAGCTAAAGTCGGCGCCGGCGGACCCCCGATAAAAACCGGTAAAGGCTGGCTTTTTATCTATCACGGCGTGCAGTGGAAGGATAAGCCCAATAAAAAAGGTTTCGGCGCTTACAGCCTGGGAATGATGCTGCTTGACCTGCAAAACCCCGAGAAAATAATTTTCCGGAGCGAGTATCCCGTATTAACACCCGCCGAAGAATACGAGGCGCAGGGTTATGTGGCGGATGTTGTTTTTACCTGCGGGACAGTGCTTATAGGAGATGAGCTTTTCTGTTATTACGGCGGAGCGGATACTGTTATCTGTCTTGCCACCGCGAAACTTAATGATATTCTGAGAATCAATAAATGA
- a CDS encoding mechanosensitive ion channel family protein: protein METVNALLSKTFLGNPLKDYFILLGILIGAGIAAKIFSFIMSKYLNSVMKKVEKVTVRKTILAFNRSITMLVYITAVLLSSRLFEVTEKTQLIYKSIVLIAGGLMTIYIAFMTIDASILLLLKKAKKTHTKLDDMLIPIIGLSSKIFFVLVVVLFAANYLGYEDSGAITGVGAGAIIIYFIFRTVDILTAYLAEQVKHTRSKLDDMLIPVLGKIIKISTVIVTVLFILNNFGINITSLITGLGIGGIAIAMAAQNTLKDFFGAIALFADRPFSIGDRVVVDGVDGPIEKIGLRSTRIRTLDGTLVTIPNSKMADATINNMQRRPTIKTVSTIGLTYGMSVEKMRRALKLIREIMKNHDGTDNYWVYWKEYGSYSLDILTIHWCKYLQYEKYLQCMEDINFKIKEAFEKEGIEFAFPSQTLYVQNQDKKD, encoded by the coding sequence ATGGAAACTGTCAACGCTTTACTTTCAAAAACCTTTCTGGGCAATCCTCTGAAAGATTACTTCATCCTGCTTGGAATCCTCATAGGAGCAGGGATAGCAGCAAAGATTTTCTCTTTCATCATGTCCAAATACCTGAACAGTGTGATGAAAAAAGTCGAAAAGGTTACAGTCAGAAAAACTATCCTGGCCTTTAACCGTTCGATAACCATGCTGGTTTATATCACGGCGGTGCTTTTAAGCTCAAGACTGTTCGAAGTCACGGAAAAGACGCAACTCATTTATAAATCTATAGTCCTTATCGCCGGCGGGCTGATGACAATTTATATAGCCTTTATGACCATTGACGCCTCAATCCTGCTGCTTCTCAAGAAAGCGAAAAAGACACATACAAAACTGGATGACATGCTTATTCCGATAATAGGACTCAGCTCAAAGATATTTTTCGTGCTGGTCGTTGTCCTTTTCGCGGCAAACTATCTTGGCTATGAAGACAGCGGAGCCATAACCGGTGTCGGGGCCGGAGCGATAATAATATATTTTATATTCCGGACAGTTGATATTCTCACGGCATACCTCGCCGAACAGGTAAAACATACAAGAAGCAAACTTGACGATATGCTTATCCCCGTACTGGGCAAGATAATAAAAATCTCAACTGTTATTGTGACTGTTCTTTTCATACTCAACAACTTCGGAATCAATATAACATCTCTTATTACGGGATTGGGTATAGGCGGTATTGCCATAGCTATGGCGGCGCAGAATACGCTCAAGGATTTTTTCGGCGCGATTGCACTTTTTGCGGACAGGCCTTTTTCCATAGGAGACCGTGTTGTTGTCGACGGGGTTGACGGCCCTATAGAAAAGATAGGCCTGCGCAGCACGCGTATCAGGACGCTTGACGGCACTCTTGTAACGATACCGAACTCCAAGATGGCAGACGCCACAATCAATAATATGCAGAGGCGCCCCACAATAAAAACGGTTTCCACCATCGGGCTGACTTACGGCATGTCGGTAGAAAAAATGCGAAGGGCGCTAAAACTTATCAGAGAAATAATGAAAAACCACGATGGCACTGATAATTACTGGGTATACTGGAAAGAATACGGCTCTTATTCGCTCGATATCCTGACAATCCACTGGTGTAAATACCTGCAATACGAAAAATATCTGCAATGTATGGAAGATATAAATTTTAAAATCAAAGAAGCTTTCGAAAAAGAAGGGATAGAATTCGCATTCCCGTCTCAGACCTTATATGTGCAGAACCAGGATAAAAAGGATTGA